In Actinomycetota bacterium, the following proteins share a genomic window:
- a CDS encoding amidohydrolase family protein, whose translation LTTPERSYDEARRLAGRWHGAGRTRYAVTPRFSYSASDELLDSCAAVLKDVPDAWFTSHVNENLAEVAAVAQLFEQADHYVGTYDRHGLVGHRSVLAHNVHATDQELALLGARGAAVAHCPTSNSALGSGLFPMRPHVDHRVRVALGSDVGAGTGFSLFKEGLQAYFMQQLLGPHGLPLTATHLLHLATRAGALALGLGDTVGDLGVGRQFDAVWVRPGEDATLAVGLRQAASADDALAKIFALAGAADIAGVWIGGDMVEAG comes from the coding sequence TGCTCACGACGCCGGAGCGCTCGTACGACGAGGCTCGCCGACTCGCCGGCCGCTGGCACGGGGCCGGCCGGACCAGGTACGCCGTGACGCCGCGGTTCTCGTACTCCGCGAGCGACGAGCTGCTCGACTCGTGCGCCGCAGTGCTCAAGGACGTGCCCGACGCCTGGTTCACCTCGCACGTCAACGAGAACCTCGCCGAGGTCGCCGCAGTCGCCCAGCTGTTCGAGCAGGCCGACCACTACGTCGGCACCTACGATCGGCACGGCCTCGTCGGGCACCGCTCGGTGCTCGCCCACAACGTGCATGCGACCGATCAGGAGCTGGCGCTGCTGGGAGCCAGAGGGGCCGCGGTCGCCCACTGCCCGACCAGCAACTCGGCCCTCGGGAGTGGCCTGTTTCCCATGCGGCCGCATGTGGACCACCGGGTACGGGTCGCCCTGGGATCCGATGTGGGCGCGGGAACGGGCTTCAGCCTGTTCAAGGAAGGCCTGCAGGCCTACTTCATGCAGCAGCTGCTCGGCCCGCACGGACTCCCCCTGACCGCCACCCACCTGCTGCACCTCGCGACCCGGGCGGGTGCGCTCGCGCTCGGCCTCGGCGACACGGTCGGAGACCTGGGCGTCGGCCGGCAGTTCGATGCCGTCTGGGTGCGGCCGGGCGAGGACGCCACGCTGGCGGTCGGACTGCGGCAGGCCGCGTCGGCCGACGACGCGCTCGCCAAGATCTTCGCGCTGGCCGGTGCCGCCGACATCGCCGGCGTATGGATCGGCGGAGACATGGTCGAGGCCGGCTGA